TGCCAACAGTAGCCCACCCGCTGTTTGCAAACTGACAGACACGAAGCCACCAGCATGCATGTAAAGCCACCCGGCAGACCACGTTCCCACGGTCGATCCACCATACATCAACGCATTCGCAAGACTGGAAGTCGTCCCACGGAGATTAGGTGCGATCGACTGCATCATAGCCATCATGACCGGAAAGACGGTGCCGAAGCAAAGCGCTGTCAGGCCCCAGAGTAAGCGAATGGGGAACAGAGTCGTACACACCGGTATAGTGAGCGCGACGACCGTCAGAATGAACAGCGCACCAATTAGTACCTTCCCTTGCCCAAACTGCTGGACCGCGCGGCCCCCAAAGAGACTGCCCAGTAGGTTGCCGACGCCAAACCACAGCATCAAGAGTCCTACGACGACTTCAGGTGCGTGAAAACGATCCGCCAGCCAAATCCCTATGTATGAAAACCTGCCAAAGTTCGCTGCCTGCAGGAGAAAGTAGGCGAGAAACACGAGGCACGCAGTCCTCGACGACAGTAGGGTGCGATAAGGTTTGAGGAGAGAGGATTTGGGGCGTGATCGGGATGGGTAGTTGGGTTGTGTTTGCATGGAGGGAATCACCCAGGAAATAAGGGCCGCAACAACCATGGCAGCCATTGACACGGCGTAGAAAGGCACGCGCCAGCCGAGTGTGGACAGACAGCTCCCTATCGGGACACCGAGTGCTTGTGATACAGCAAGCCCCGCTGTGGCAATTCCCATTCCTCGAACAACTTGAGCAGGTGGCAGCAACGTCGCAATTGCAGCCCATACTTGCGGCGACGCAATGGCAGCGGCAGCACCCGCCAAGAAGCGAAAGCCGATCATCCACCAAAATCCCCCCGCTACTCCACACAAAAACGTGGCCGCCGCGAAACTCACCATGCCTATCAGCA
This is a stretch of genomic DNA from Alicyclobacillus dauci. It encodes these proteins:
- a CDS encoding MFS transporter, yielding MGFAYAAQSVRYHRMLVLFFLLMFIVGTDTFLVAPLLPVLRSTFNVSTANAGWLVSAYALGYASVALVIGPLSDGWDRKRVLLIGMVSFAAATFLCGVAGGFWWMIGFRFLAGAAAAIASPQVWAAIATLLPPAQVVRGMGIATAGLAVSQALGVPIGSCLSTLGWRVPFYAVSMAAMVVAALISWVIPSMQTQPNYPSRSRPKSSLLKPYRTLLSSRTACLVFLAYFLLQAANFGRFSYIGIWLADRFHAPEVVVGLLMLWFGVGNLLGSLFGGRAVQQFGQGKVLIGALFILTVVALTIPVCTTLFPIRLLWGLTALCFGTVFPVMMAMMQSIAPNLRGTTSSLANALMYGGSTVGTWSAGWLYMHAGGFVSVSLQTAGGLLLAAVLFSLSGVLPLKNVRLGGIRGKQSIYKQ